One genomic segment of Actinoplanes ianthinogenes includes these proteins:
- a CDS encoding IclR family transcriptional regulator, whose amino-acid sequence MGNGGRRPVTGPVLSRALRIFEAFGPRHTSLTLTDVARRSGLPLSTVHRLAGELVAWGALERDAAGCYRVGLRLWEVAALAPRGQGLRERALPYLEDLSQVTHENVQLAVREGNELVFVERIAGSRAVPVHTRVGGRFALSVTGVGLVLLAHAPREVQQEILAAPVERFTPYTVTDPQVLLRMLADVRTNGFAVSDRQVTVDALSVAAPIRDPHGSVVAAVSLVVRYGSFSPHALSPLVRSSARAISRALADQSSGWRASASGSVPASSQAPR is encoded by the coding sequence ATGGGGAACGGTGGGCGGCGTCCGGTGACCGGGCCGGTGCTCAGCCGGGCTTTGCGGATCTTCGAGGCGTTCGGGCCGCGGCACACCTCGCTGACGCTGACCGACGTGGCGCGGCGCTCCGGGCTGCCGCTGTCGACGGTGCACCGGCTGGCCGGGGAGCTGGTCGCGTGGGGTGCGCTGGAGCGGGACGCCGCCGGCTGCTACCGCGTCGGGCTGCGGTTGTGGGAGGTGGCCGCGCTGGCGCCGCGCGGGCAGGGGCTGCGCGAGCGGGCGTTGCCCTATCTGGAGGATCTGTCCCAGGTGACCCACGAGAACGTGCAGCTGGCCGTCCGGGAGGGCAACGAGCTGGTCTTCGTGGAGCGGATCGCCGGGAGCCGGGCGGTGCCGGTGCACACCCGGGTGGGTGGACGGTTCGCGCTGTCGGTGACCGGGGTGGGGCTGGTGCTGCTGGCGCACGCGCCGCGCGAGGTGCAGCAGGAGATCCTGGCGGCGCCGGTGGAGCGGTTCACGCCGTACACGGTGACGGATCCGCAGGTGCTGCTGCGGATGCTGGCCGACGTACGGACCAACGGCTTCGCGGTCAGCGATCGGCAGGTGACGGTGGACGCGCTGTCGGTGGCGGCGCCGATCCGGGACCCGCACGGTTCCGTGGTCGCGGCGGTCTCGCTGGTGGTGCGGTACGGCTCGTTCTCACCGCACGCACTGTCGCCGTTGGTGCGATCGAGCGCCCGGGCGATCTCCCGGGCGCTGGCGGATCAGTCCAGTGGCTGGCGGGCCAGCGCGTCCGGCTCCGTCCCGGCGAGCAGCCAGGCGCCGAGGTAA
- a CDS encoding PadR family transcriptional regulator, with protein sequence MSIRHALLALLSEGPKYGLQLREEFEARTGEVWPLNVGQVYQTLQRLERDGLVQSDDDAEPGPQKGFRITDGGAAELAGWLRTPPDLGAPPRDELVIKVLIAVRLPGVDVHEVIQAHRRHVVELMQQWTRLKEEDAEHDLPLALAVDAELFRLDSVVRWLDTADGRIKRAALAPPPPSAPAAPQLRRRAGVRR encoded by the coding sequence GTGAGCATTCGGCACGCACTGTTGGCGCTGCTCAGCGAGGGGCCGAAATACGGGCTTCAGCTGCGCGAGGAGTTCGAGGCCCGGACCGGGGAGGTGTGGCCGCTCAACGTCGGCCAGGTCTATCAGACCTTGCAGCGGCTGGAGCGGGACGGCCTCGTCCAGTCCGACGACGACGCGGAGCCCGGGCCGCAGAAGGGTTTCCGGATCACCGACGGCGGTGCCGCGGAGCTGGCCGGGTGGCTGCGCACGCCGCCCGACCTGGGCGCGCCGCCGCGGGACGAGCTGGTGATCAAGGTGTTGATCGCGGTCCGGCTGCCCGGGGTGGACGTGCACGAGGTGATCCAGGCGCACCGGCGTCACGTCGTCGAGCTGATGCAGCAGTGGACCCGGCTCAAGGAGGAGGACGCCGAGCACGACCTGCCGCTGGCCCTCGCCGTCGACGCCGAGCTGTTCCGGCTGGACTCGGTCGTACGGTGGCTGGACACCGCGGACGGCCGCATCAAGCGAGCGGCCCTCGCGCCACCGCCTCCCTCGGCGCCGGCGGCGCCGCAGTTGCGGCGCCGGGCAGGGGTCCGGCGATGA
- a CDS encoding peptide chain release factor 3, producing MSQSVLASAAGVAAQAGRRRTFAVISHPDAGKSTMTEALALHARVIGQAGAVHGKGDRKGVVSDWMAMEQQRGISVTSAALQFSYGDAVINLLDTPGHADFSEDTYRVLTAVDSAVMLLDAAKGLEPQTLKLFEVCRQRSIPVLTFINKWDRPGLDPLALMDEIEQRIGLRPTPLTWPVGPAGQFHGVIDRRTGTFIRMQRSPGGADLAIEQEMSADEAKTLFGTDWDTAVEELDLLELTGADHDQEGFLAATTTPVLFGAAVANLGVRQLLDVLLEMAPPPAARPTTSGTEQPVEANFSGFVFKIQANMNRAHRDQVAFVRINSGKFERGMIVTHGGSGRPFTTKYAQQMFGQDRDTIDEAYPGDVVGLVNATALAIGDTLYVGKPVQYPQLPSFPPEHFAVVRTTDTSAFKRFRRGIEQLDAEGVVQVLRSDQRGDQSPVLAAVGPMQFEVATFRLESEFGVKVQVDHLPYETTAKTDADGREILRGEAGVEVMTRVRDDALLALFTNKWRMRSVAGRHPDLKLD from the coding sequence GTGAGTCAGAGTGTGCTGGCGTCAGCGGCGGGTGTGGCAGCGCAGGCGGGCAGGCGACGAACGTTCGCGGTGATCTCGCACCCGGACGCCGGCAAGTCGACGATGACCGAGGCGCTCGCGCTGCACGCCCGGGTGATCGGGCAGGCCGGGGCGGTGCACGGCAAGGGTGACCGCAAGGGCGTCGTCTCCGACTGGATGGCGATGGAGCAGCAGCGCGGCATCTCGGTGACGTCGGCCGCGCTCCAGTTCTCCTACGGCGACGCGGTGATCAACCTGCTGGACACCCCGGGTCACGCGGACTTCTCCGAGGACACCTACCGCGTGCTGACCGCGGTGGACAGCGCGGTGATGCTGCTCGACGCCGCCAAGGGCCTGGAGCCGCAGACGCTGAAGCTGTTCGAGGTGTGCCGGCAGCGCAGCATCCCGGTGCTGACGTTCATCAACAAGTGGGACCGGCCCGGCCTGGACCCGCTCGCGCTGATGGACGAGATCGAGCAGCGGATCGGCCTGCGCCCGACGCCGCTGACCTGGCCGGTCGGCCCGGCCGGGCAGTTCCACGGGGTGATCGACCGGCGGACCGGCACGTTCATCCGGATGCAGCGCTCCCCCGGCGGCGCCGACCTGGCGATCGAGCAGGAGATGTCCGCCGACGAGGCGAAAACCCTTTTCGGTACGGACTGGGACACCGCCGTGGAGGAGCTGGACCTGCTGGAACTGACCGGCGCGGACCACGACCAGGAGGGCTTCCTCGCGGCGACCACCACGCCGGTGCTGTTCGGGGCGGCGGTGGCGAATCTGGGCGTACGTCAGCTTCTTGATGTTCTCCTGGAAATGGCGCCACCGCCGGCTGCCCGGCCCACCACGTCCGGCACCGAGCAGCCGGTCGAGGCGAACTTCTCCGGCTTCGTCTTCAAGATCCAGGCGAACATGAACCGGGCGCACCGTGACCAGGTGGCCTTCGTCCGGATCAACTCCGGCAAGTTCGAGCGCGGCATGATCGTCACGCACGGCGGCAGTGGCCGGCCGTTCACCACGAAGTACGCCCAGCAGATGTTCGGGCAGGACCGCGACACGATCGACGAGGCGTACCCGGGTGACGTGGTCGGCCTGGTCAACGCGACCGCCCTGGCCATCGGCGACACCCTGTACGTCGGCAAGCCGGTGCAGTACCCGCAGCTGCCGTCGTTCCCGCCGGAGCACTTCGCCGTGGTGCGCACCACCGACACGTCGGCGTTCAAGCGCTTCCGGCGCGGCATCGAGCAGCTCGACGCCGAGGGTGTGGTGCAGGTGTTGCGCTCCGACCAGCGTGGTGACCAGTCGCCGGTGCTGGCGGCGGTCGGTCCGATGCAGTTCGAGGTCGCCACGTTCCGGCTGGAGAGCGAGTTCGGCGTCAAGGTGCAGGTCGACCACCTGCCCTACGAGACGACGGCGAAGACCGACGCGGACGGCCGGGAGATCCTGCGCGGCGAGGCGGGCGTCGAGGTGATGACCCGGGTCCGCGACGACGCGCTGCTGGCCCTGTTCACCAACAAGTGGCGGATGCGCTCGGTCGCCGGCCGCCACCCGGACCTCAAACTCGACTGA
- a CDS encoding FtsX-like permease family protein: MSTAVRDRPLVLDRSSGGLPARRAVVRWAWRLFRREWRQQSLILALLLVAVAATTAGLGLASNAYGGQASTFGTADRLVSLSSSGAQRAADVDRLRGTFGAAELIEHQQVPVPGSVTPIDLRAQDPHGPFGAPTLRLDRGRFPQGAGEVAVTADVARIFGVPVGGTWQDRTVVGLVENPLDLRERFGLVAPGQLTGTTTATVLVRVGSADPAFPDGASVDVRSDGTDNGSVVVLLLGTIGLFFAGLLAVAGFTVLAQRRLRSLGMLGAVGAARGHVRLVLLADGAVIGTAGGLAGAAVGVIAWFLLSPRAEALVGHRFDRFHLPWLAVLAVVLLAIVTAVAAAWWPARSAARISVVAALSARPARPRPAHRFAAAGTVVLAGGLGALVLAEQVKPAYIVGGVVATALGLLLLAPLGIAALGRLARFAPVAARLAMRDLARYRARSSAALAAIGLAVGIAAVITLSAAVSVARAAAPTGGNLPADQVVIWLSPDGRDGSVPAPGALPTAPVAAIGAGLHATGTLALQLAVDPAAPQMRDGGGREPARLAIPHPVVRDGRTGVEYRSAEAVLLYVATPELLQRYGIDPASIESDTDIVSSRTDLAGYRVALGRRDTWRPKIQHAALPAYPSLPTTLITGHAVRALHLTPVTAGWLVQAPGALSQADIDRARQAAGAAGLTVESRPTGAEIARLADYATAAGIAVALGVLAMTVGLIRSETARDLRTLTAAGARRRTRRALTGATAGSLALLGAALGTAGAYLALLAWHHKDPHWLTHVPVPQLAAILIGLPVAGYLGAWLLAGTEPDALARQPLD, from the coding sequence ATGAGCACCGCGGTGCGGGACCGGCCGCTGGTGCTCGACCGGAGCAGCGGCGGGCTGCCGGCCCGGCGGGCGGTGGTGCGCTGGGCGTGGCGGCTGTTCCGGCGCGAGTGGCGGCAGCAGTCGCTGATCCTGGCGCTGCTGCTGGTGGCGGTGGCGGCGACGACGGCCGGGCTGGGGCTGGCGAGCAATGCGTACGGCGGGCAGGCGTCGACCTTCGGCACCGCCGACCGCCTGGTCTCGCTGAGCAGCAGCGGCGCTCAGCGGGCGGCCGACGTCGACCGGCTGCGCGGCACGTTCGGGGCCGCCGAGCTGATCGAGCATCAGCAGGTTCCGGTGCCGGGCTCGGTGACTCCGATCGACCTGCGCGCCCAGGATCCGCACGGGCCGTTCGGCGCACCCACGCTGCGGCTGGACCGGGGGCGGTTTCCGCAGGGCGCGGGCGAGGTCGCGGTCACCGCGGACGTGGCACGGATCTTCGGGGTGCCGGTCGGCGGGACCTGGCAGGACCGGACCGTGGTCGGCCTGGTGGAGAACCCGCTCGATCTGCGGGAGCGGTTCGGTCTCGTGGCGCCCGGGCAACTGACCGGGACCACGACGGCGACGGTGCTGGTCCGCGTCGGTTCGGCCGACCCGGCGTTCCCGGACGGCGCCTCGGTGGACGTCCGCAGCGACGGGACGGACAACGGCAGCGTCGTGGTGCTGCTGCTCGGCACGATCGGGCTGTTCTTCGCCGGGCTGCTCGCGGTGGCCGGGTTCACCGTGCTCGCCCAGCGGCGGCTGCGCTCACTCGGCATGCTCGGCGCGGTCGGCGCCGCACGCGGCCACGTGCGCCTGGTGCTGCTGGCCGACGGGGCGGTGATCGGGACGGCCGGCGGGCTGGCCGGGGCCGCGGTCGGCGTGATCGCCTGGTTCCTGCTGAGCCCGCGGGCCGAGGCCCTGGTCGGGCACCGCTTCGACCGGTTCCACCTGCCGTGGCTCGCGGTGCTGGCCGTGGTGCTGCTGGCCATCGTCACCGCGGTCGCGGCCGCGTGGTGGCCGGCCCGCTCGGCGGCGCGGATCTCCGTGGTGGCCGCGCTGTCGGCGCGCCCGGCGCGGCCCCGGCCGGCACATCGGTTCGCCGCGGCGGGGACGGTCGTGCTGGCCGGCGGGCTCGGGGCGCTGGTGCTGGCGGAGCAGGTGAAACCGGCGTACATCGTCGGCGGGGTGGTCGCCACCGCGCTGGGCCTGCTGCTGCTCGCGCCGCTCGGGATCGCCGCGCTCGGCCGACTCGCCCGGTTTGCCCCGGTGGCGGCCCGGCTGGCGATGCGCGACCTGGCCCGTTACCGGGCCAGGTCGAGCGCGGCGCTCGCTGCGATCGGGCTGGCCGTGGGCATCGCGGCGGTGATCACGCTGAGCGCCGCGGTCTCGGTGGCCAGGGCCGCGGCGCCGACCGGTGGGAACCTGCCGGCCGACCAGGTGGTGATCTGGCTGTCCCCGGACGGGCGGGACGGGTCGGTGCCGGCGCCGGGCGCCCTGCCCACGGCGCCGGTCGCCGCGATCGGCGCCGGCCTGCACGCCACCGGCACGCTGGCGCTCCAGCTGGCCGTGGACCCGGCCGCACCGCAGATGAGGGACGGCGGCGGACGGGAGCCGGCCCGGCTGGCGATCCCGCACCCGGTGGTGCGTGACGGGCGGACGGGTGTCGAATACCGCAGCGCCGAGGCGGTGCTGCTGTACGTGGCCACCCCGGAGCTGCTCCAGCGATACGGCATCGACCCGGCGAGCATCGAGTCCGACACCGACATCGTCAGCTCCCGCACCGACCTCGCCGGTTACCGCGTGGCCCTCGGCCGGCGCGACACCTGGCGGCCGAAGATCCAGCACGCCGCACTGCCGGCCTACCCGTCGCTGCCCACCACACTGATCACCGGCCACGCGGTGCGGGCGCTGCACCTCACCCCGGTCACGGCCGGCTGGCTGGTCCAGGCGCCGGGAGCGTTGAGCCAGGCGGACATCGACCGGGCGCGCCAGGCCGCCGGGGCCGCCGGGCTCACCGTCGAGTCCCGACCGACCGGTGCCGAGATCGCGCGGCTGGCGGACTATGCGACCGCGGCCGGGATCGCGGTGGCGCTCGGCGTGCTGGCCATGACGGTCGGGCTGATCCGCAGCGAGACGGCCCGGGACCTGCGGACGCTGACGGCGGCCGGTGCCCGGCGGCGGACCCGGCGGGCGCTGACGGGGGCGACCGCCGGGTCCCTGGCCCTGCTCGGGGCGGCGCTCGGGACGGCGGGCGCTTACCTGGCTCTGCTGGCCTGGCACCACAAGGATCCACATTGGCTGACCCACGTGCCGGTGCCGCAGCTGGCCGCGATCCTGATCGGGCTGCCGGTGGCCGGTTACCTCGGCGCCTGGCTGCTCGCCGGGACGGAGCCGGACGCGCTGGCCCGCCAGCCACTGGACTGA
- a CDS encoding ABC transporter ATP-binding protein: MSGVLELRQVSKTYRDGDDEVHALREVDLSVAAGTMVAVMGPSGSGKSTLLTIAGALESPTSGEVSVGGLAFSGLSRDDRSRLRRQAIGYVFQDFNLLPGLTAAENVALPLELDGRPARKARTAGLDALRELGLGDRAARFPDQLSGGERQRVAIARAVVGDRRLLLADEPTGALDTATGEAVMRLLLTACRRGLAVVVVTHDAQLASWADRVVFIRDGRIVDGTGARPGPDVLLSEEAAG; the protein is encoded by the coding sequence ATGAGCGGCGTGCTGGAGCTGCGGCAGGTGTCGAAGACCTACCGCGACGGCGACGACGAGGTGCACGCGCTGCGCGAGGTCGACCTGAGCGTCGCGGCCGGCACCATGGTCGCGGTGATGGGACCCAGCGGGTCGGGCAAGAGCACGCTGCTGACCATCGCGGGCGCCCTCGAGTCCCCGACGTCGGGTGAGGTGTCGGTCGGCGGGCTGGCCTTCTCCGGACTGTCCCGCGACGACCGGAGCCGCCTGCGGCGGCAGGCCATCGGGTACGTGTTCCAGGACTTCAACCTGCTGCCGGGCCTGACCGCCGCGGAGAACGTGGCACTGCCCCTGGAGCTCGACGGCCGGCCGGCCCGCAAGGCCCGCACCGCCGGCCTGGACGCCTTGCGGGAGCTGGGGCTCGGCGACCGGGCCGCCCGCTTCCCCGATCAGCTGTCCGGTGGTGAGCGGCAGCGGGTCGCGATCGCCCGGGCGGTGGTCGGCGACCGGCGGCTGCTGCTGGCCGACGAGCCGACCGGCGCGCTCGACACCGCCACCGGCGAGGCGGTGATGCGGCTGCTGCTGACCGCCTGCCGGCGCGGCTTGGCGGTCGTGGTGGTCACCCACGACGCACAGCTCGCCTCCTGGGCGGACCGGGTGGTGTTCATCCGCGACGGCCGGATCGTCGACGGGACCGGAGCGCGGCCGGGACCGGACGTGCTGCTCAGCGAGGAGGCGGCGGGATGA